The genomic DNA TGTGTGAGATGGAAAGGGAGATATTCATTTCCTATAGATGTATCTCTTTACTTCTCATGTATTTgatcaatataaaaaaacagcactTGTTATAGTAGAGGGAATTCCAAAAAAAAACTAGTTTCAAGCCAGTATCTAATATCAAGGATCCACACAtgaacatgacaaaaaaaaaaaaagttactagcTGATGATTATTAGCTCATCTCTTGTATTGACACATATTTTTGCATCTGTGTTTTATCTCTGATATGATGAAATCTAATCAGTTCCCGTTTGCAAATGTCAGTTTTGTCATGTCACAGTTGACGTAGGCTCtgttcacacaaacatacatctTGACACATTGATGCTGCATTGAGATCTGATCACTTCAGTGTGTTCTGGGCCACACTGAAGGATCCTGTGCTTCTGTGTTTTCTGGCAGATTAAGCACAAGGAATAGCTTTGCTCTTTGTCTCCCAGTCCATGAACCCTCCATCCAAAGCTGTGTTCAACTAGTTTGATAACAGCATAGACAAAAAGAATCATAATCCacttcccccttttttttcttggtttttgttttgcttcataTTGATAATTGGAATAGAAATTAAACCAAAACCCgaaagcaacttttttttttcttcacttttctgTCTAAAAATATTTCAGAAGCTAAACCTTTTAATAATAACgctaatctttatttatagagcacttttcaaaCCAGcatttcaaagtgctttacaagcCAGCAGAAACTTTGACAGTACAGATAAAACTCCATCGTataacagacataaaaacataaacaggaGATGGATAaaaggatgtttttttaaagaagagatttaaaagatgttGCTGACTCAGCAGATCcattcattttgtttctgtCCTGTCTCGTTGATAACTGAAGTTTTTAGTTTGCTGCGCTGTTCGACGTAATGAGCCTGAATTTGGTCTCtgcaaatgttgttttatttgaatgtagaGCGAGGAAGTGCGACCCAATCACAAGTGGTCACAAGATGCATGTTAATACCAGGTGGGGACAGACGTACTTTGAGCTGACTGCTTGTGATTGGATCAACCAAGACACATGTTAATACCAGGTGGAAACAGGACCTTAGTCACTGATAGAAATGTAGCTTATAAaccttttcactgtttttatcAAAGAAATCAACACAAAGCACTGTATTGCTGAGTTACAgtgtaatgttttttattggtAATGTTTCATCTTTAGTTCAAAGAGTTTATGTTTAAAAAGcgtcataaccctaaccctcatcaaCCTTAAATGTGAGTTCCTTTGGTCTGATCCCTTGTTTattatgtccttttttttgtcctgtctCATCCTTTCCACCCACGTTTTTTTATCCAGGTGTGATCCCAATCCCTGCACAGATGAGTACCCTCGGATATTATTGCCAGATAATTCCCCGTCACAAAGCAACATGGCCTTAACCCCAGAGCCTCCTGGGTAAGCTCACATGCAGAAACAGTGGCTGTGTtcaaaaccgcatactacatactacatactacatctttccatcctacacactacacactaaatgaccagatagtaagcagaccgtttacactctagtaaactacacgataacccacaatgcatttgggttcctacccgagctgaaatcatcaggctgaagctgatttcattttagctctaactctgtaaataaaccactttatccacatttctaaccttttttaggaagaaagtaaagtagccctttagatccacaatgtgacgctaatttgtcctgagaattcggagccactcaagttagccgtagcgagtaacgcacttcctgtcattttcacaaacataaaacacccgttgccttttattattaagaaaaccataacgatagaattggtgcttttagtttgaaaacaggaagcgaacataccctcgctgtagctaacttgaaaccacagagttgcgttgcatcttgggtaatgtgagtgtgagtagtcagctcttgatgcatactctgcatttctggagaatctagtaaaccatccaggaacttctcacatactctaaatcacatactacgcagttgaaacacactacatacttcaaatgatgtcagagttagtacgagtagtaggaaagtatgcagtCTCGAACAGACCCAGTGTCGTATTGAAATGAAGAGGACAGCATTAATCTATGCAAACTGCTACTCAAGAATTTCAAGTTGTGACTCTTTTTTCACCTCATCACTTCAGGATGGACCTCCTGTCCCCGACCTCAGCCTTTCCCTTCCCCATGCCCGGCGGAGACGGCCAGTCTCTACAGAGGCATcgctccacctccacccccaaTGTTCATATGGTCAGCACAGTGGGCCCTGCTGGTGTCAGCATCATAGAGGTCAGTTTGAATCGGTTGCTGTTGTTACAAAAGGATCTGATTGAAAACTATAAAAGCAAAAGCATACCTGATGTGACATAACCTGTGTAttaagtaatcaaatgtaaatttattatgttatgtgtctttttcttcttcttttttttaggaaGCACTAAAATCAACAAACAACGTTATAGGTATGTTTcgtattttccttccttcatttcagAATTTATCATCATGctctcatttttttaatgaaattctcctgtgctgtttttttcccctcatctcTTCAGGTTCTGAGTCGTCACCGAAGCCCTCCACAAGCCCACCCACCTCTCTGGGCTCTCCAGGGAGGAGACCGCCCAAATCCCCCTCAGAGCACAAGGAGCGCAAGCCCTCCTCATCTGATGACAAAAAGAAAGTGGTGAGTCATCTTTTGAGCTTATTCAACAACAGGCAACATGTTTAGAGGTtggctcacacacactgaaggggaaaaaaggagaaataaatcTGAAAACCTGTAACCTGTACAATCCATGTGTGGTTTCAGCACCGAGGAGGCTACAGAGACTCGAGTTACTACTGGGAGGTTCACTGGAAAGAAGTCACCATGCAGAAGAGAATAGGCGCCGGCTCCTTTGGAACCGTCTTCAAGGGCAAGTGGCACGGAGATGTGGCCATCAAGATCCTTAAAGTCacagagcccacacccgagcaGCTACAGGCCTTCAAAAACGAAATGCAGGTCTTACGGTGAGTGGTGAGGTCCGTCCCCTCCCGTCCCCTCCCGTCCCCTCCCGTTCTTATGAAGCAGATATCTCAGGAATGCAGCAAGGGAACGTTCACTTAGActcaaggatgaactgattagaCGTTGGCGGTCAAAGATCACtatgacctcacacacacacacacacacacacacacacacacacacacacacgactaaAGAGTTCATATACTAATTAATACATTGAACATCATAACTGGGTTAAAGATGTATTTTAGAATTCATATCTTTGCAGCAACATTCATATGTGAAGCTTCATGAATTCAACTTTGTGTTCTGTCACAATTAAATTTATGAtccaaacatgaacacacacacaaggaaagtACACTTCATACCTTTTTTATTATATTCCTTCAAAGTATTCACTACAAATATTATGAGTCTGGATGTAATGTGACTGGTTTGTGGAGGCTAACAACCATAAGGCTGTATTTTATAACaaaattgtattattaatattattattattacaacacaccagccaatcactTCTATCAACAAGAGCCGCCTCTTATTGAGATAACTATGTAATATCTCATTTGAAACTGTTGAATAAGTCAAATTTGACTGAGATGTTACTTTCTAATGCTGACACCGTTCCCTCTTCTCTGCAGGAAGACTCGCCACGTCAACATCCTGCTGTTCATGGGTTACATGACTAAGCCCAACTTCGCTATCATCACTCAGTGGTGTGAAGGCAGCAGCCTGTACCGCCATCTGCACGTCTCCGAAACTAAGTTCGACACTATGCGGCGCATCGACGTGGCCAGACAGACAGCACAGGGCATGGAGTAAGACCCACTTAACACTCAAGCTAATTTTTTATAAAGTACTACACATTTTGAAAAGTCAGCACACACTATAGACATTGGTTTGGTAAAGATGGAATGAATCAGATTTACATTTCATAGATTATAAACATTGAACTTGTTGAAATCTCAGTTGAAACTGTGGTTTGAAAACTGGGATGTGAAAGTTAAACTTAGATTTGTGTCTGCTTTAAACTTAAATGTCAGTCAGACACATAGCCAGTGCACTGACATCagctgtaggtgtgtgtgtgtgtgtgtgtgtgtgtgtgtgtgtgtgtgtgtgtgtgtgtgtgtgtgtgtgtgtgtgtgtgtgtgtgagtcttgaacattttcttttaaacattactgcaagatatttttttaaaaagtctattATTACTGCAGAAGAGTTTCTCAGAAAGCTAAACATGGCTTTCTAAAATTGCAGCTTGTACTATAAGTAGAGTTAAAAAGATATGTTGCTGCAGCTGTCACACAGATAAAAATGACTAATcttatttcttttccttttcagttATCTTCACGCAAAGAACATAATTCATCGAGATCTGAAATCAAACAGTATCCTTCTATTGTCTGTGCATGTTCgttatgtgtgcgtgtgtgtgtgagcgacaAACATCAACTTATACTGCTGAAGAATCCACCAATAACCACAAGGGTAGATTTGAACACGATGTTCTGTGGCTACACACCACATACATGAATCATAGTCTTTTAATAGCCAAAGGTGTACAGCACAGTATATTATTTTGGCTTCAGCTCTGTTCAGTTTAAACAGTGACGCTGTTCCTAAATTTGAATGTGAAATCAGCAAGTATAATTTGTATTGATAAAACACCAACTGTCACCTAGTCACCTGCTAATTCTTTAATTTCCTGCTTCTAATACTATGAATATGTAAACTACGTCATCTGTGATAATGTTTCCTGAGCTCTGCTGCTAGATATTTTTCTCCACGAGGGCTGGACCGTTAAGATCGGTGACTTCGGCTTGGCCACGGTGAAATCTCGGTGGAGCGGTTCTCAACAGGTAGAACAACCCAGCGGATCCATTCTCTGGATGGTAAGCCTCTTTACTGAAAATGACGGAGTCTAATATTTGACACCATAGGAAATGATTGTTAGTATAAAGAATATGACCTTAATGTTATGAGACGACCAAATAGTGAGCTCAGCCTATATATTGATTGAAAAACTTGTGTAATGCTCCTTAATACACAACCTCCATACATATCCACATATCTGGGTATTAGAAGGCTAAGCCAGTAATGTTTAATGGTTCATtaaacaggcttttttttttttttttcttctccaagGCTCCTGAGGTGATCCGAATGCAGGACAGCAACCCATATACATTCCAGTCTGATGTATACGGCTACGGAGTAGTGCTGTTTGAGCTGATGTCAGGCCACCTGCCttactcaaatatcaacaacagaGACCAGGTAACACTACGCTCCTATTTAGTGTTCACACAACACCCACTTAGTCTAACAGAAGAGGATCACATGAATCTTTGTCAAATGATTGGAACTTTTAACTTCACACTGTAGGTTTTAGTTTAGAGCAACAGTGTGATCTGCTCAACAACCAAAGTCAACATTCATCCTCTTCAAACCAGCAGATGTCATCAGAATGCAATCCAAGCTAGATCTTTAAAAGTGATTCACTCAGAACTTAAAGTATTGTTCCACTAATGTTCACCAACTGACTAACAGCTGGAGCTACATACATAACTATAGAAGAAGCCTTCCTCATATTTACAAGCTTTATCTAATGAAGACTTTTATACCTGCATTACTGTCCATTATCCTCTTTGTGCGTCTGATAGTTAAAGTTAGTGCCACCAGCCCTGTTTCTTAACATCAGTCAGTTTAAGATTCCATTAACTgtctcctctttgtgttttttttttttccctctctcagATAATCTTTATGGTTGGACGCGGTTATTTGTCTCCAGACCTCAGTAAGCTGTATAGTACCTCACCCAAGTCAATGAAAAGGCTGATCGTTGACTGCCTGAAGTTCAAACGTGATGAGAGGCCCCTGTTTCCACAGGTGAGAAGTTTCATTGAATTTAAACCCAACATTCCAGCATGAGCAGCACTTAGAGACAGCAGCAAGTAAAAACTCCCTCAAACAGGACTGTAGGTGGGCGCCATCAACAGGCGGGGTTGAgagagaacgaaggaaggagaaagagacaaaaatagTCACAGTAACCACGGCAACtacaataatgataattaaagtGTGACTAATGATGATACTAATAGCAGCAGTGGAGCCACCTGTCTTTCAAAGGATGGAGGCAGCAGTGTGCTCTTCTGTCTGTtacagtgttgtttgttttttaatactaCACCATGATGCCAAAAAGCGTCCCGCGGTGGGCAATCTCTATGGAAACCTGCGGTGAAGCACAGCAAAATAGAAGTTGGGAATAGTTGAACTTTTTGCGGCGAATTGCGGCAAGAGAAAATCTGTATCTATACAGAGTCATCTGAGGAGTCCATCTATGTTTCAAATCATTTCTTCCCAGctgaaacacattaaacaatgGAAGATGAACATTAACTGTTTCTGCCCATCACACTTAGACTATTTATAAGAATTCCTTTCCCACTGAAGAAATACAGTTTAGCAGGATGACATATCTCTGGCAACCTATCTCACTTCAGAGTAGGGATGGGCATAATCAAGCCATGATCAATAAGAATTTTTTTGTCGATCACATGAAATTTGAATCAATCTAATGTTGGTGTCAAATAGAGGTTGTGTTGTATAGTACGAGTCTTGAAGCAGTGCGGTTAATTTCAGTATGTGGCTGCAAGGAGACATCTTACCAAGGGTTCAGCTACCTACGAGTTGCTGTAGATATCAAAtgtaaacatgaagaggtcaaggTGAAGTTTGGTGTGggaccttttcaaactaaaagaTGGAGGAGTTGATTATAAACCTGTACAGTGGACAGGCTCCACAAGCTGGTCAAGTTAGCGTGACAATGTCTCTGCGTCCTGGCTGCTTAAGTCCTCTGAGTGTTTGAGCTGCTGGACCGACCactgagcatgctaacatgctaacatgcatCGTCTTCTTCAACAAGAATCCGTAGGCTGAtgttactttactttgttagCAGTGGACAGTCACCACAGCAGCATTTAGGTGAGTCACTCTGGTTGTTTTGTGAGGCTCTAGTTAAATAGGCAGCATTGTGAAGTctatctctcactcactctcactcttaCTCTACATAATGATTGATATGTGAAGAGGTCTGACTCAGAGCCCCCCCATTTGTGGTGTGACAATGAGCGttgcatataaatatatttctaaaataaTGTGTCTGACTTATTCCATTATTACAAAATGTTGATAATGAGCACACAcagaagcccccccccccccccccccccctcagctGTTAGTgaacaggaagcaggtttaTAACAGAGCAGTTGACACCAGTGTGACCCAACAGGAGCAGTATATGAACATCACACATAAATGTCATACTCACAATCAGCTTTTCATGTGCTTTTCTTTCATCAGATCCTGGTAGCCATTGAGCACGTTCAAGACCTGCTGCCAAAAATAGAGCGGAGTCGCTCCGAGCCCTCACTCCACCGGGCCGTCCACGCCGAGGACCTGAACCCCCTCCTGTTCCACACCACCAGGCTGATGCCCCTCTAAAACCAGCAGCACTGGGCAGAGAGGCAGTCACCTTTTGTCCAAAACCGCAGCATttcccgaccccccccccccccccccgtgccTCAGAGAGGCTACAGCTGGCTGGCCTGACAGACCGTGACCCCTCCCAAAAACCTACCCCCTACCCTCTTAACTCGCTCCCTGCCTCTGCACAGCCACGGAGCTGCAGCCCTCAGTAACAACCTGCAGAAATAACCATAACACAtctttttagtctttttccTTTCATACAAGAGACAGAGATCAGCTCATTAGGTGAAATGATTGTCTGCTGTATTTGTAAATATGTCAGCTGGCCTCAGATTGGGCCAGCTGATGATCTCAAATTGGGAAAATGTAACCAATAGGCTTTAGTTACTCCGACCTACTGCAAGGTATTGTCAGTTGTGTGGAGGAAAACGTAAAAGCACAACACTGCAATATAGCATCAGTCATTTTTAACGGTAAAATAGTCTTactctgaactttttttttgagGAGCACTGTGATCATCTGCGAATATTTAAACCAGTTGCTGGTTCAGGTCACTTTATCAGCTCTACTTCAAATATCCAGTCGTCACGCGTTCCCTTCATTAAAGCTTGTGATTTAAAAGCAAAGTGAGGGTGAAAGCTTGGACACTGTCTCGCAGGGAAACCTCCATTATTCACTGTTTTCACAAGCGTTCAACAGTAGAAATGAATGAGAAAGAGACGGGATTGAGAGCGCATGCAATATTTTTAAGCATAATATCAAACTGacatgagaggaagaggaagtccAAACTAGTAGATGCCTGCAATAGATCAGCAACTTCAGACACTGCActgtacaaaaatataaaaaaggatgATTTATCTTGTTGAAATGACAGCATGACGGTGAAAGGCTTGATAAACAGATAAAGGCAGAGTTATTTTCTCTTCCACTAAATAATTAGAATCATTTCTCGCTTATCTGGCACATAAAACAGGCACTCAGGTGTCTTTCAACTTAAGCTGGAACAGAGTGCGCACTAATGTCGCAACAGACTAAAATAGTTAAATGCTAAAAGAGTGTTTGACATGTGGAAGTTGAACTGCTGGCTCATCAGGGAGTGATAAAATCGGCTGTACACACAAATATAGAAATGTGCATTTTCACACAGTCCCTGGTTCAGTGTTAATAGCTTTTCTAAATTGGGAACACCAACAGACCAGGTTAAACTGGTTTCACTACTTTTCTTCCGAGCAACCAAAataaccttttttctttttaaaaagagagagacgcTGTCAGTTCCCGAAACTAAATCATTTCCTTAAATGTATAATGTCATTTACATCACCAggattgtttttcattatttaaactGTTAGGACCAATATTTTTGCAGTGTAAACAGAAggatacatcttttttttaatcagccattctaatattcaacatttcttaaccaaaaataaataaaaaaaattgaagtgTAGTTTTTGCCAGTGCAGGAATAAAAGTCTTTTGAAAAACCATTTTAAATCATCACAGGACACTAACACCCAGCAGAATGTTAATAGCTCAGATTCATCTCAATAGAAAAACAGAATAGTAGTGATTATTTCACACTCAGGCACACATGTTGTAGCTGTGAGCACACTCGAGGCGTTTTTATTCCCCCTTTTTTCACTTTGTCACTAGTTCAGCAGCAGAACGTCATCACGCTCCACACTGCAGGACTGCAGGTCAGATGGCTTTTTGCttacaatgttttttgttttttttcattctagTCTAACGAGGATTTGACAGATGTTAGTAAGTTGCAGTCTTAATGGAAACGGTTAGTTGTATTGCTGCTAcgtaaagtcattttttttgtttttgcacctCAGAGACGAGACATACTGAGACTTGAGCGCAGTGCTGCAGCACAGCCTCACTGACCTGTATTAAACCTTGTGCATTTGTAGTCTTAAAAGTATCTTCTTCATGCTCCcgaacatgaacacacacgcacacacacacacacacacacgcactctgAACTAGCACTGTTGCTGTTGGTGATGCATTAACACTGTGGTTGATAGGCTGGGCTCTCTGGGAGGTGTGacaagtgttgttttttttttgttttgtttttctaatataacatgatgtttatttttcacaaatGACCACAGTCGGAAGCATGGTAGAAAGTCTTCACCACCGCCCAGGCAGCATCACTCTGATCTGTTAAGTATTGTAGTGTCCACACCAAGAGAAACAAGCATGGGGATACCTGTTGATAGCCAGAGCAGCACAGTGGTCAAAGTAGCTGAATGTACaaccaaaccaaacattttTCAGCCCAGCTCATCCGTCCAGCGTGAAAGACCTTCACGTCGCTTACAGCATTCATCACAAGCTGCTGTTTTTCTCCTCACCATCACCATTCAGCTCCTGAGCTCTATTTTAGATCAGGATTGGATCTGACCCACCTGATCAGGTGTAACAGCTTCATGATGCAATAAACTTCCAATGGATTGTGGCTGAAACGGTTAATTTAAAGGCACAGCTGCTCATATATCATCCCATGTAATAATGGCGGGTGGTGCTGCACTATATGAGACATTGAGAAGAGAGGCTTTATGATGGGGCTGACATCGCTGTGCTCCTCAAATTGTCAGGTGGTTACCTGTGCCTTGCTGATGGGGACACTGCTCCCATTTAAGAACAAAATGCATCATGGAATTTACAGTCATCACAGGGGGGAGTTAGTATTTTGAGTTggggtttgttgttgtttttggacAAGCTGagccctttttttccccatggATTATAAATCTAATCCCAAACAAAAGCACAATACACCAGAAATGTGCAGGAGGGACTTAGTGCGTGCCTCTCCTTTTTACTTGAAGCACACCCGGAgctgtttttcctcttcttctccagcACTCTGTGACACTAGTGGAAAGTACTGTATTTCTAGAAAGCTTCTCGTAGCAATGTGAGTGATTTTCTAATAAGGCTTCAGCAGAATATAACGCAGCATCTGCTTCGACGCACCTGAAAGccgtctgatttttttttttttttttttgtttagaatTGAATCTATAAGCCATAATTGTTcaataatgttttataaagaACCTTTTAACGTGAACCAGACCAGGGACAGTGTACATCCTGAGCTGTTTTGAGGAAGGTCTATTTACCACTTGAACAGCTAACGGCACTCCGTATAGGTCACATTTAAATAATGGTTGATTTTGGGGGGTTAAAATAAAGTCTATATATAGAGTgatttgaaaatgatttgaaagTCTTCCAGATGTCTTTGTAAGGGAAGAATCTCTGTTTCCAGCCTACTTATAATTCAAGGATAGGTCTGGGTTTTTCTTAATATACTACTCATAAGCCACTTATACCTGCAGCTGTTggtcactgtaatcattcctcctctccaTACTGGCTGTCACATTAGTCTTATAAAGTGACTACACTGTAAAAAGATAGAGACGAAATCTACAGGCCTAGTTCCTCACACACTCCTGGTCGCTGCGTGGAAGTCAGTTAGTTTCCAGGACAAAGACACACTCTTAAGTTGTCCTCCATCTGAGCGTTCTCAGATAGCCAAGGAACGATTACAACCACCACTAACTGCTGCTGCGTGCGTACGCAAGTCACTTAAATCCATCACAAGTCTACCGGTCCTGTTCAGTCATTATGGGCTACTGCACAGTCATAAGTAGCCATTGATAGTTTGGTGGAAACAGCTGCTGAGTGATCCTGCAGATTGTCTTGACTCTTTTAGAGCCTTTAGAGACTTttctagacttttttttttcttggtcaggattttaaatgttaaaattgaAGTAActattcagttcagttttcGTCTGCTCTTTGCAGCAGGGGTTGCTACTATTTTTTTCTAAAGTGAGCACAGAGGTAGCTGCTCTTAGGCGTAAACCTTAATCTTGGGAGTATCAGCTTCACGATACAAACAAGGCTCCAGTgtaagtgtaaatgtaaatgaactAGCAGCAGCGAGCGGTGGCGTCGGATGTCGTGCTAACTGTATCGAGCGAGCGTCGGACGGTCGTTACTGAACAAACGTAGAAATAACAGCAGATGAGAcgttttgaatttttttgatattttttaatgttgtgaaaATAGGGGCTGGGTACCCCTAACTCTCGTTACTCATTCCAGTTATATCAGTGGTTTTATCGTGGTTGTTTGGGGGAGGGGGACGTAGGTTTGATGGGGATTTGTGAACCAGGGTCGGGAAAGACTTTAGTTTCCgtctttctcttatttattgATGTTGTTTGGTTTCTTTTGCAGATGTTGTCGTGTGTGCGCGCGGCTCTTTTTGAGGTGGATGTATTGTTTACTGAGAGAGATCGCTCTGTGCAACGTTCACGTCATCgtcgcctctctctctctctctctctctttaaccagaatgttcttttttttccttttttttcaggCCACGGTACTGTCTCCTTCAAATGACTTCTTTAATCCTGATATTGTCTCACTGGGGCATTTTCTAACCGCGGTTTCATTTCAACGTCTCAAACACACAATAGGTATCAAACTTTTTAAGCAACATAGGGTTTCACTACGATAGCATTTGTTTAATGCGACACTTCAACAATACTGTAAATTTGTTGTTGGGTTGGGGCGCAATGCAAAACTTGAGCCTCTCCTGTTGATATTTAAGTGTAGATTTTAAGTATTGCTGAATGAAACAAACCCcgtcttttgaaaaaaaaaaacagctgcttttttctgtgtgtaacCTTTCAGCAATAGTAAGGACAGAATGTTAAATTCCATAAAGCGAGAGCAGCAGTGCTTTACAATAACGTTGGACCAGGTTTCCTGTGAATCACCACTCAGAGGACTAGTGGACGACTATTTCCCTGATCAGAATGGATTTTGATTGATTTCGGTTCAGCCTTGTGTTAAAAGTGGTCCCCCCCACACCCCTAAAGAGGACATGTTGTATCTAAAGGAGGGAACAAGTGCCACAGTTACTGGAGACCCCCAATGAAATGGACCTGAACAGCTTCATGACACATACAATAAGAGTGAGCTGCCTGTGGAGGCCCACAGGGGGCAGCGCAGTAGGGGGAGAACCAGACTCAACACAacagctgttttatttcagagatgatgataatgatgatggtgagagagagctgtatcagagtagggtttttt from Scomber japonicus isolate fScoJap1 chromosome 9, fScoJap1.pri, whole genome shotgun sequence includes the following:
- the araf gene encoding serine/threonine-protein kinase A-Raf isoform X2, with translation MSSTSSSYSSSGETSPEDVPRGGGTIRVYLPNKQRTVVNVRQGQTVHESLDKALKVRGLSQECCAVFRLLEGRKRLTDWDTDITPLVGEELLVEVLDDIPLTMHNFVRKTFFKLAYCDFCHKFLFNGFRCQTCGYKFHQHCSSKVPTVCVDMDTVSKRCDPNPCTDEYPRILLPDNSPSQSNMALTPEPPGMDLLSPTSAFPFPMPGGDGQSLQRHRSTSTPNVHMVSTVGPAGVSIIEEALKSTNNVIGSESSPKPSTSPPTSLGSPGRRPPKSPSEHKERKPSSSDDKKKVHRGGYRDSSYYWEVHWKEVTMQKRIGAGSFGTVFKGKWHGDVAIKILKVTEPTPEQLQAFKNEMQVLRKTRHVNILLFMGYMTKPNFAIITQWCEGSSLYRHLHVSETKFDTMRRIDVARQTAQGMDYLHAKNIIHRDLKSNNIFLHEGWTVKIGDFGLATVKSRWSGSQQVEQPSGSILWMAPEVIRMQDSNPYTFQSDVYGYGVVLFELMSGHLPYSNINNRDQIIFMVGRGYLSPDLSKLYSTSPKSMKRLIVDCLKFKRDERPLFPQILVAIEHVQDLLPKIERSRSEPSLHRAVHAEDLNPLLFHTTRLMPL
- the araf gene encoding serine/threonine-protein kinase A-Raf isoform X1 — translated: MSSTSSSYSSSGETSPEDVPRGGGTIRVYLPNKQRTVVNVRQGQTVHESLDKALKVRGLSQECCAVFRLLEGRKRLTDWDTDITPLVGEELLVEVLDDIPLTMHNFVRKTFFKLAYCDFCHKFLFNGFRCQTCGYKFHQHCSSKVPTVCVDMDTVSKRCDPNPCTDEYPRILLPDNSPSQSNMALTPEPPGMDLLSPTSAFPFPMPGGDGQSLQRHRSTSTPNVHMVSTVGPAGVSIIEEALKSTNNVIGMFRIFLPSFQNLSSCSHFFNEILLCCFFPLISSGSESSPKPSTSPPTSLGSPGRRPPKSPSEHKERKPSSSDDKKKVHRGGYRDSSYYWEVHWKEVTMQKRIGAGSFGTVFKGKWHGDVAIKILKVTEPTPEQLQAFKNEMQVLRKTRHVNILLFMGYMTKPNFAIITQWCEGSSLYRHLHVSETKFDTMRRIDVARQTAQGMDYLHAKNIIHRDLKSNNIFLHEGWTVKIGDFGLATVKSRWSGSQQVEQPSGSILWMAPEVIRMQDSNPYTFQSDVYGYGVVLFELMSGHLPYSNINNRDQIIFMVGRGYLSPDLSKLYSTSPKSMKRLIVDCLKFKRDERPLFPQILVAIEHVQDLLPKIERSRSEPSLHRAVHAEDLNPLLFHTTRLMPL